A segment of the Bacillus alveayuensis genome:
ATAAAGGCTACCCCAAATCTAAGCGCCAGACCCGACAACAAAATAGGGAGCGTGAGGTCAGACTCATATGGGACAGCCTTCAGTCATAACTTTATTTATGTCTCATTTGCGGGAATAGTAATACATCGCGAATGGATGGAGAATTCGTTAAGAGCATGACAAGACGGTCAATGCCGATTCCTAGCCCTCCTGTTGGTGGCATACCATATTCTAACGCTTCCACAAAGTCTTCATCCATCAAATGCGCTTCGTCATTCCCTTGTTCTCTTTCTTTTAATTGGGCCTCAAAACGTTCACGTTGATCAATTGGATCATTTAATTCTGTAAACGCATTTGCATGTTCACGCCCCACAATAAATAGCTCAAAACGATCTGTAAATCGTGGGTCTTCATCATTCTTCTTCGCTAAAGGCGAAATTTCTACTGGATGACCATAAATAAATGTAGGTTGAATCAATTTATCCTCTACTTTTTGTTCAAAAAACTCGTTTACAATATGTCCATATTGCATATTGCCAGTAATTTCTACACCATGCTCTTCGGCTAGCTCACGTGCTTCTTCAGTTGTTCTAACAGACCAGAAATCAACACCTGTATATTGTTTAATAGCATCTACCATATGAAGTCGAGTCCATTCAGGTTCTAAGTTTACTTCATGATCGCCATATTGTATCTTTGTCGTACCTAATACTTCTTTTGCAATATGAGCAATCATATTTTCTGTTAATTTCATAATATCTTTGTAATCCGCATAAGCCTCATATAACTCTAGCATTGTAAACTCTGGATTATGTCTTGTCGAAACACCTTCATTTCGGAATACACGTCCGATCTCATATACTTTTTCAAGCCCGCCAACTATCAGCCGCTTTAAGTGAAGCTCAATGGCAATACGCATGTACAAAGGCATATCTAAAGCATTATGGTGAGTTATAAATGGACGAGCTGCAGCTCCCCCTGGAATCGAATGCATCGTTGGCGTTTCTACCTCTAAAAACCCTTGATCATCTAAATAACGGCGCATTGATTGAATAATTTTGCTTCTAGTAATAAACGTATTTTTACTTTCTGGATTCATAATAAGATCAAGGTACCGCTGGCGGTAGCGCTGTTCAATATCCTTTAAACCATGATATTTGTCAGGCAGTGGTCGGAGTGCTTTCGTAAGTAATGTAAAATCTGTTACTTTAATCGAAAGTTCTCCAACTTTTGTTTTAAATACCGTTCCTTTAATTCCAACTAAATCCCCTAAATCAGCTGTGTTAAAAATATCATACTGTTCTTCACCAACTGCATCTTTGCGGACATATATTTGAATTTGTCCAGATAAGTCTTGAATATGAGCAAAACCAGCCTTGCCTTTGCCTCGTTTTGTCATAATTCGTCCTGCAAGAGCAACAAATACCTTTTTTTCTTCTAATTCTTCTTTTGAATATTGATTGTATAATTCTTTTAATTCTGCTGCTTGATGTGTGCGTTCAAAGCGTTTTCCAAATGGATCAATTCCTTTTTCTCTCAACATATGTAGTTTTTCACGTCTTACCTTCAACTGATCATTTAATTCTTGTTGGTTGTTTAACTCTTCTTGATTCATCAATCATTCAACTCCAATTTTAAAATTTTCGTTAAATAAAAAAGTAGAAAAACTGCCAGAGAACCTGGCAGTAAAATGGATGAAATACAAACAAACACTTTATCCTACTTGGGCTGATTGTTCCTTTGCTTCCACTTCTTCTACAAAGTCATCAAGTAGTGTAACAAGCTCATCTCTTGTTTCACATGTGTTAATGGCATTACGAATTTTGGCATTACCTCGAATACCTTTTAAATACCAGGCAGCATGTTTACGCATTTCTCTTACACCTATATGCTCACCTTTTAAATCAATAAGGCGATCTAAATGCAATTTACATACATTAATTTTTTCTTGTACACTCGGTTCCTCAATAAGTTTGCCAGTTTCTAAATATTTAACTGTCCGATAAATCATCCAAGGGTTACCAAGGGCTGCTCGTCCAATCATTACGCCGTCAACCCCTGTTTCATCAAGCATACGTTTAGCATCTTGAGGTGTTTTCACATCCCCATTTCCTATAACTGGAATATTGACAGACTGTTTTACTTCTTTAATGATATCCCAATTGGCTACACCTTCATACATTTGCACTCGAGTACGACCATGTATAGCAACAGCTTGGCCTCCAGCCCGTTCCACTGCTCGGGCATTTTCAACAGCATAAATGTGCTCATCATCCCAACCCATACGCATTTTTACGGTAACAGGCTTCTCTACAGCATCAACAACCGCTGCCACTAAGTCATAAATTTTATTTGGATCTAATAACCATTTTGCGCCAGCATCACATTTAGTAATTTTCGGTACAGGACAGCCCATGTTAATATCAATGATATCTGCTGTTGTGTTTTTATCAACAAATTTAGCCGCTTCTACAAGTGATTCTTTTTCTCCACCAAAAATTTGTAAACTTAAAGGCTTTTCCCGTTCATCTATATAAAGCATTCCCATCGTTTTTGCATTTTTATATAAAATGGCCTTATCACTAACCATTTCTGCACAAACTAGCCCTGCTCCGAACTCTTTCACAGTTAGACGGAAGGCAGAGTTACAAACACCGGCCATTGGTGCAAGTACAACACGGTTTTTTAGTTGAATGTCGCCAATCTTAAACATGCGCTCGACCTCCTTTACATCAGCCATCTTTAGGAGCTAACTCTTCAACACTAATTCCAAGCAATTCGGCCATCTCTTCTACCAATTGCTTACTTGGGACTTTATTACCTCGTTCCACCTCACCTATTACTGACACAGAAACACCTAAATGCTTTGCAAAGCTCTCCTGTGTATATCCCTTTAGCTTTCTAAAAGCACGAATTCGTCTTCCCCATTTTTCCGCTTCCATACTCGTACTCCTTTTTTATCTCTTAATTCACCTACGAGATCCTCAAGAAGTTGATTTTGATGAGGAAGTTGTAGGTTAGGCTCTATTTCAAACAAAGGAATTAATACAAAAGCACGTTCAAACATTCTAGGATGCGGTACAGTTAGTTGTTCTGTTTCAATATTTTCATGATTGTACAATAAAATGTCAAGGTCTAACGTTCTAGGTCCCCATCTAATTTCACGCTTGCGCTTAAATTCTCTCTCGATGCATTGTAGTAATGAAAGTAAATCGAAAGGGGATAAATTCGTATTTATTTTAGTGACCATATTTAAAAACAAATCTTGATCAGTATAACCGACAGGATCTGTTTCGTAAATGGAAGATTTTTTTACAACATGAACATCCGGATATTCATTTAGTTTTTGAATGGCTGCATTTAAGTATCCTTCACGATCTCCTACATTAGATCCTAATGATAGGTAAGCAATGTTATTCATGTTCTTCCCCTCGTAATTTCAATAGCTACAGATTGATAATGCCCTGGGATAGGAGGATCAGGTTTGATCACCTTTACCGTACACTGTTTAACCAACGAAAATTTCTGTAAAAGCGATTGGGCAATCTCTTCTGCTACCTTTTCGACAAGCTTATATACCTTTTGCTCGACTATCTCTTGGCATATTTGATAAACATCAGCATAATTAACCGTAAAAGTTAAATCATCAGTTTTTCCCGCTTTTGATAAATCAACTTCCAACATAACATCTAAACGAAAGCGTTGGCCTAGTTTATTTTCTTCTGGAAAAACTCCATGGTAACCGTAAAATTCCATTCCGTTTACATAAATTTTATCGATTACGATACACTCCTTTCCCCAACATGGCATCCATCATCTTTGCCATTCTCGCTATCGGAAGAACATCGTGTACACGTACAAACTGACATCCTTTTTGGATTCCTAAACAAACCGTTGCCCCTGTTCCTTCGACTCTCTCATTTGTCGGTAAATCAAGAACATGACCGATCAGTGATTTCCGAGAGGTTCCTAGTAAAACCGGATATCCTAAAGTTGTGATGGCTTCTAAGTTTCGCATCACGATTAAGTTATCCTCAAATGTTTTAGCAAAACCAATACCAGGGTCTAACAAGATATTTTCATCTTTTACTCCTGCATCCTTTGCAATTTTAACACTTTCCATTAAATCTTGAACGATATCATGGATTAAATCACTATAATCTCGTTTTGAGCGATTGTGCATTAAAATAATAGGAACGTTATAATGTGCTGCAACAGCAGCAATTTCCGGCTCCTTTTTAGCCCCCCAAACGTCATTTATAATAGTGGCCCCTGCTTGTACAGCCTGTTTTGCCACCTCAGCTTTATAAGTGTCGATCGAAATCGGAACCTCAATCTCTTTTGCCAATCGTTCAATAACAGGGATTACTCGCTCTAATTCTTCCTCTTCCGATACCATTTCAGCACCGGGACGGGTTGATTCCCCCCCGACATCAATAATATCAGCACCATGTTCCACCATTTTTTTAGCATGCTGAATTGCTTTTTCAATATGATTGTATTTTCCGCCATCAGAAAAAGAGTCAGGTGTAACATTTAATATTCCCATTATTTGGGTTTTTTCCTCATAATGTAATGAATAGGGGCCACAGTTTAAGACACTTTTTCGCTGTTTTATGTTTACATTCATCCAAATCACCTACTTAAAGTTGATGTCTACTATATAAATGATGACGGCTTTTTTCGTATAGGTCTTTTAACTGTTTCGCAACGTTTCCTGCTTGTCCAAGAAAATGATGATTACCAATATTCGTAATTGGAACAATTTCTTGAAGGGAATTCGTTATAAAAACTTCATCACTTTTCAACAATTCATTTGGTGTAAAAAAGCCTTCTATAAAAGGTATATCAAGCTTTCGTAAGCATTCTAGTACAAATTGTCGGGTAATTCCATTTAAAATGCCCGTATTAATCGATGGTGTGTAAACAATATTGTTATGCACCCAGAAAATATTTGATACAATCCCTTCTGCTACATATCCTTCTTCTGTAAGGAAAATCCCTTCCACCTTTGGATTCGGACCGATCTCACGTTTTGCTAGCATATTGTTTAAAAAATGATGGGATTTAAGGCGAAAAGAACCTTCCGGGGAGTTTCGTTTAATGGTTAAAAACCTACCTTCTTTTTGTTGATTTTTAGGAAGATGAATATCTTTCATAAAAAAAATGACTGTAGGCTTTACATAAGGATTTGCAGAAAGCCCTAGCTCCTCTTCACCAGCAGAAATATTGATTCGAACATAAGCATCTTGAAGGTTATTCAACTGTAATAATTCGTTTATGATGTTTTCGGCCATTTCCCGATCAATAGAATAGGAAATATTTAATTGTATTAGACCATGGCGAAGACGCTCTAGGTGATCATCCAATAAAAATGGATGTCCTTTATAAACACGAAGCGTTTCAAAAACGCCTAGTCCATACAAATAACCATGGTCGAATGGAGAAATAAAGGCATCTTTTTGATGAACAAATTCTCCATTAAGATAAAGATACATTTTTTACACACTCTTTTCCTGAATGGAATAGCTTGTTAGGAAATTTTTTAGTAATTTTTTTCCGTTTTCCGTCATTATTGACTCTGGATGGAATTGAACACCTTCAATTGGTAGTTCTTTATGGCGAATGCCCATTATTTCATTTTCAGCTGTCCATGCTGTGACTTCAAAGCAATCTGGTAAAGTATCTTTTTTCACAATTAGGGAATGGTACCGTGTTGCTGTAAACGGATTTGGAAGGTTCTTAAAAATCGTTTTGCCGTCATGATAAATCATTGATGTTTTACCGTGCATTAATCTTTCAGCCCGAATCACATCTCCACCAAAGGCTTGGGCAATCGATTGATGGCCGAGACACACTCCAAAAATTGGAACCTTCCCTGCCAATGATTCAATAGCCTGTAAGCTAATACCCGCTTCATTTGGTGAACAAGGTCCTGGTGAAATCATTAAATATCGCGGGTTTAAAGCTTCTATTTCTTGAATCGTTATTTCATCGTTGCGTTTCACAACAAGTTCTTCACCAAGCTCTCCTAAATATTGCACCAAGTTATACGTAAAAGAATCATAATTATCAATCATCAATATCATCTCTACTCACCTCATACGAAAGTTTTCTCTTCTTCGCTCATACTTTTTGCTCGCCATAGTGCCTCTGCTTTTTTAAGAGACTCTTTATACTCATATTTTGGTACAGAATCAATGACAATTCCAGCTCCTGCTTGTACATAAGCCCAGCCATGTTTGGCTAACAATGTGCGGATCACGATGTTAAATTCCAAATCTTCATTAAAGCCAAGCCATCCTATTGACCCTGTATATAATCCTCTTCTTGTCGGCTCAAGCTCTTCAATAATTTCCATTGTTCTCACTTTCGGAGCCCCAGTAATAGTCCCACCAGGGAAAACAGCCCTGATAATATCCATAAAACCTTTTCCTTCCTTCAAAATCCCTTGAACGTTCGAAACAATGTGCATGACATGAGAGTATTTTTCTATAACCATAAATTCATTAACATTTACTGTACCATATTCGCAAACCCGTCCCAAATCATTACGCTCTAAATCTACTAACATCACATGTTCTGCTCTCTCTTTTTCGTTATTTATTAATTCTTGAGCAAGCTTCAAATCCTCTTCATCGTTTACACCTCTAGATCTTGTCCCAGCTATAGGGCGGGTGTTTAATTGCTTTCCTTTCCGTTTAATGAGCAGCTCTGGAGACCCACATACAATCTGAAAATCTGGTGTATGAATATATCCCATATATGGAGATGGATTCAATTCACGTAATGTTTTATAAATGAAAAACGGATGACACTTAAGCTCTTTTGCTTGACGCACAGACAAATTAACTTGGAAAACATCACCTTGAGAAATATATTCCTTGACTTTTTCAACCGCCTGTTTAAACGGTTCCTCCATAAAGGATATTGGTTTTTCTGAATTCATGCTTGGATGAAATTCATGGGCTAAATCTATCTTTTTTTCTTCCATCCACATCGTTTTCCACTCATTTAACCGATTATAGGCCATTTCTTTTTCACATTCATTTCCATAATGTGTAATTAAATACAAGATATTGGTTTGATGGTCAAATACAGCAACGTCTTGAAAGACAAGGAAATAAATATCTGGTGTATCTAAATCATCTAGAGCCAGTTCAGGCAATTTTTCAAAATATCGTACACTATCGTAGCTAATAAACCCAATAGCTCCACCTTGAAAATCAGGCAATTTCAGATCTGTCATGCTTCGATGTTCTTTCATCCACTGTTCAAAAAGGGGGATAGGGTCTCCGTATTCACAAATGACATCGCCATTTGTTTCGATCGTCAATTGGCCATTTTTCCCGGTAATGATAGCAGAGGGTTTAATCCCAGCTATGCTATAGCGGCCTCCCCTTCCACTTTCCAACAATACATGATGTGTTTTGCCAAATGACAACTGTTCATAACGCAGAAAAAATGTATGCGGATCGAATGGAAACGAAATTGCTAATGGTTTTCTCTCTTGCTGCATCGTAAAACTCTCCTTTTTACTCATATGTATATTTTACATGATTAACGGGATGTTTACACTAGAAAGTAAAAAGGGTTTTCTTTACAACTAAAATTGCAAGAGGATTCTTTAAGCGAAAAGAAAAGAAATTATGGGTTAGTTTATAACATTTCACTATATATAAGAAAAGCGCAAGCGCCCCGCTTAGCGACGTATGAACTGGACCGCTCCGCATGAGATAAAGGAAACACGAAGAGCGACAGCGTCGATGTTGACTTATCGGAAGGAGGAGAGGGAAGTTCACTAGTCGCTGGGCGGCTTTCGCTAGACATCCATAACTATATAAAAGGGTTTATTCCTTGGTTATCATGATATAAATTCTGATATGATAAAAAAAGCTGTCGCTCGCATAAGAGCAACAGCAAATCAATATCCTTATTCTTCATCAAATTGATATAATGGCGTACTTAAATATCTCTCACCATTACTTGGAATAATCGCTAATACTTTCTTTCCTTTCCCTAATTGTTTAGCTACTTTTAAAGCTGCATGAATTGCAGCACCAGAAGATATACCTCCTAATACTCCCTCTTGACGAGCCGCTTTACGGGCTGCCGCAAACGCTTCTTCTGTTTTGACGGTAATGACTTCATCATAAATATTCGTATCTAAAATATCCGGAACAAATCCTGCCCCAATTCCTTGGATTTTATGTGGACCAGGCTTTCCACCTGATAAAACAGGTGAATCAGCTGGTTCAACAGCATAAATTTTAATATTAGGATACTTCTCTTTTAAAACAGATCCAGCACCAGTAATCGTTCCTCCCGTACCAATACCAGCAACAAAAGCATCTAGTTGGTTACCCATTTGTTCTACAATTTCAGGTCCAGTTGTTAATCGATGAATTTCAACATTCGCTTCGTTTTTAAATTGTTGAGGCATAAAGTAACCATGTTCTTTTGCTATCTCTTCTGCTTTTCGAATGGCGCCGCCCATGCCTTCTGGTCCAGGTGTTAATACAAGTTCTGCTCCGAATGCACGCAATAAGTTACGGCGTTCCATACTCATGGTTTCAGGCATAACTAAAATAGCCCGTAAGCCTTTTGCTGCAGCAACCATAGCAAGCCCAATACCAGTATTTCCACTAGTAGGTTCAATAATAGTGTCTCCTGGCTTTAATTTTCCTTCTTTTTCTGCCGCCTCAATCATCGCAAAAGCGATACGATCCTTAACGCTGCTACCTGGGTTCATAAACTCCAATTTTAAATATACATCTGCGCTATCTTCATCAACAATACGGTTTAACTTCACGACAGGTGTTTTCCCGATTAATTCTAAAATAGAATTAGCCACAACAGCCATTGCATCCACCTCTATTTCCGAGTAATTTTATTGGTTTTATAGAAAATATAGCAGTAATTTATTGAATTGTCAATCATTTAATAATCTTTTATTCTTTTGTTTCTCCATAAAACCAAGAAATCCCTATTTCTTCCCAAAGTTTTTTAGCAGAAATATTTCCTTCCATTTGCTCTAATGCAAGCTGTCTGCGAATTTGATCTTTTACTTCATCAAAGCTGTATTGAACACCGTCAAGCTTTTCATGTAAATAAATAATCGCAAATTGTTGATCAATTTGAATCGGATCTGACCATTGATTCGGCTTTAACTGCTTTGCATGTTCAATATATTCTTTAGGGATATGATCACTATGTTCTGGAACAAAGCCTAAGTCACCGCCATTACTAGCTGTCATTTCGTCTAATGATTGCTCTGCAGCTAAAGCTTGAAAACTAGAGCCTTCTTTAAGCTCCTGAACAATTTGCTTCGCTTCCTCTTCATTATTAATGACGATATGGGAAAGATGATAAGAAGGGGCAATTTTAAAACTATCTTTATGATTTTGATAAAATTGCTTTATTTCTTCTTCAGGTACGACAACATCTTTCGTTAACAGCTCTTCTAATAAAATGCTATACCGGATCTGCTCTCTCCAATCCTTTTTATCTTGGAGAACCTCTTCACCAAACGCATTATACGTTGCTTTAAACATTTGTAATTCTCGCTCAATCGCATCTTCCGATATCTCAATTTGATATTGATCAGCAAGTACATCGACAACTTTTACGTTAATCATATTTTCAAGGGTTGATTTGCCATAACGCTTTTCTAATTCAGCCAACCACTCTTGTCGTGTAATGACTTCATCTCCTATTTGCGCCACAACTTCTTCTTCAGCTGACTCTTTCGTTGCTTTTACTACAGGCTGATCCGATTTTAAAAAGTAAGCAATGGTGAGGCAGTTGATAACGACAAGACCAAAGATAATCCCCCATAAAACCTTTCCTTTCAACGTTTCCAGCTCCCTTAGCACAAACTTACTCTTTCATAGCTGATTTTTTTAGCTCTTCTAATTCATCTTTTGAAAAATGATAGACCTCATTACAAAAATGACATTGCGCCTCTGCTTCCCCATCTTCATCAATCATTGCCTGTATTTCTTCTTTCCCTAAGCTTATGATAGCATTTGCTATACGTTCTTTAGAGCATTGACAACGGAATTGAACAGGCATTTTATCGATGACTTTCACATTTCCTTCCCCTAACACTTCTTCTAAAATTTCTTCAGGAGTTAATCCTTTTTGAATAAGCTTAGATATTGGCTCAATCGTACTTAATCGCTTTTCAATTTCTTCCACAGTTTTCTCTTCTGTTCCTGGCATCAATTGAATAATAAAGCCGCCTGCCGCTAAAATGGTATTATCGGGATTGACTAATACACCTACTCCAACAGAAGATGGGACTTGTTCAGAGGAAACTAAATAGTATGTGAAATCATCACCAAGTTCACCAGAAATGAGCGGGACTTGCCCGGCAAAGTGTTCTTTTAAACCTAAGTCTTTCACAACAGATAACGTACCCGAAGTTCCGACCGCTCTGGCAACATCTAATTTTCCATATTGATTAAGCTCAAAGTGTGTTTGTGGATTTGTAACATATCCACGCACTTCTCCTTTTGAATTACTATCAACTAAAATAACTCCTATCGGCCCGCCGCCTTCTATTTTGATTGTTAATTTCTCTTCCCCTTTTAACATAGAACCTAGCATGACTCCTGCTGTCATTGCTCGACCAAGAGCTGCAGAAGCAGTCGGCCACGTATGATGTCTTTTTTGCGCCTCCCCCACTGTTTCCGTTGTTCTTACCGCATAGGCTCGTACTTGCCCGCCATAAGCAAGGGATTTTACTAAGTAGTCACTCATCTGTTTAGTGCTCCTTTCCAACATTTCGCTCATAAATTAACTGTAGTCCTTTTAACGTTAAAAATGGATCAACGATATCAATAATATCTGATTCATCTGCAATTAAAGAAGCAAGCCCCCCTGTAGCAATGACAGTAGGTTCTTTTTTCGCTTGTGCCTTCATTCTTGAAACAATTCCTTCCACTTGTCCAACATATCCATATAAAATACCGGCTTGCATCGCGCTAACTGTGTTTTTGCCAATAATATGATCTGGTCTAGCAATTTCTATTCGTGGCAATTTGGCTGCTCGCGAATAGAGAGCTTCCGTAGATATGTTTATTCCTGGGGCAATAGCTCCACCCATATATTGCTTCTCCTCATTTATATAGCAATATGTGGTTGCTGTACCAAAGTCAACAATAATTAATGGACCACCATATAAATGAATGCCTGCAACAGCATTCACGATTCTATCTGCTCCAACTTCACGTGGGTTTTCATATTTTATGTCCAAGCCTGTCTTGATACCTGGACCAACAATTAAAGGCTTTAAATGAAAATATTTTTGACACATTCTTTCTAAGGCAAACATGATCGGCGGAACAACAGAAGAGATAATCATTCCATTGATATGTGAAAATGATAAACCGACATACTCAAACAATGATTTCAATAACATGCCAAATTCATCTTCTGTCTTATTTCGACTTGTTTCGATACGCCAATGATGTTTTAATTCATCATGATCATAAACCCCTATAACCGTATT
Coding sequences within it:
- a CDS encoding cysteine synthase A (product_source=KO:K01738; cath_funfam=3.40.50.1100; cog=COG0031; ko=KO:K01738; pfam=PF00291; superfamily=53686; tigrfam=TIGR01139), which encodes MAVVANSILELIGKTPVVKLNRIVDEDSADVYLKLEFMNPGSSVKDRIAFAMIEAAEKEGKLKPGDTIIEPTSGNTGIGLAMVAAAKGLRAILVMPETMSMERRNLLRAFGAELVLTPGPEGMGGAIRKAEEIAKEHGYFMPQQFKNEANVEIHRLTTGPEIVEQMGNQLDAFVAGIGTGGTITGAGSVLKEKYPNIKIYAVEPADSPVLSGGKPGPHKIQGIGAGFVPDILDTNIYDEVITVKTEEAFAAARKAARQEGVLGGISSGAAIHAALKVAKQLGKGKKVLAIIPSNGERYLSTPLYQFDEE
- a CDS encoding foldase protein PrsA (product_source=KO:K07533; cath_funfam=1.10.4030.10,3.10.50.40; cog=COG0760; ko=KO:K07533; pfam=PF13145; smart=SM00968; superfamily=109998; transmembrane_helix_parts=Inside_1_4,TMhelix_5_24,Outside_25_300), translating into MKGKVLWGIIFGLVVINCLTIAYFLKSDQPVVKATKESAEEEVVAQIGDEVITRQEWLAELEKRYGKSTLENMINVKVVDVLADQYQIEISEDAIERELQMFKATYNAFGEEVLQDKKDWREQIRYSILLEELLTKDVVVPEEEIKQFYQNHKDSFKIAPSYHLSHIVINNEEEAKQIVQELKEGSSFQALAAEQSLDEMTASNGGDLGFVPEHSDHIPKEYIEHAKQLKPNQWSDPIQIDQQFAIIYLHEKLDGVQYSFDEVKDQIRRQLALEQMEGNISAKKLWEEIGISWFYGETKE
- a CDS encoding molecular chaperone Hsp33 (product_source=KO:K04083; cath_funfam=3.55.30.10,3.90.1280.10; cog=COG1281; ko=KO:K04083; pfam=PF01430; smart=SM00343,SM01018; superfamily=118352,64397), with the protein product MSDYLVKSLAYGGQVRAYAVRTTETVGEAQKRHHTWPTASAALGRAMTAGVMLGSMLKGEEKLTIKIEGGGPIGVILVDSNSKGEVRGYVTNPQTHFELNQYGKLDVARAVGTSGTLSVVKDLGLKEHFAGQVPLISGELGDDFTYYLVSSEQVPSSVGVGVLVNPDNTILAAGGFIIQLMPGTEEKTVEEIEKRLSTIEPISKLIQKGLTPEEILEEVLGEGNVKVIDKMPVQFRCQCSKERIANAIISLGKEEIQAMIDEDGEAEAQCHFCNEVYHFSKDELEELKKSAMKE
- a CDS encoding type III pantothenate kinase (product_source=KO:K03525; cath_funfam=3.30.420.40; cog=COG1521; ko=KO:K03525; pfam=PF03309; superfamily=53067; tigrfam=TIGR00671), whose amino-acid sequence is MILVLDVGNTNTVIGVYDHDELKHHWRIETSRNKTEDEFGMLLKSLFEYVGLSFSHINGMIISSVVPPIMFALERMCQKYFHLKPLIVGPGIKTGLDIKYENPREVGADRIVNAVAGIHLYGGPLIIVDFGTATTYCYINEEKQYMGGAIAPGINISTEALYSRAAKLPRIEIARPDHIIGKNTVSAMQAGILYGYVGQVEGIVSRMKAQAKKEPTVIATGGLASLIADESDIIDIVDPFLTLKGLQLIYERNVGKEH